A genome region from Methylobacterium sp. FF17 includes the following:
- a CDS encoding DUF2147 domain-containing protein, giving the protein MRVALPAALILAGLAPAIAAPAQDPSGTWLTGDGRAKVRIDRCGPAAANICGKVVWAKTATNEDGTPRTDIKNPDPKKRSRPVVGLTLLDNLKPEEAKFSGEIYNADEGKMYQVSLERESNSELSVSGCLLKVLCGSQTWTRVPDVNQQAAAQPEPATKAAPKPAKAAPVKAAPAE; this is encoded by the coding sequence ATGCGCGTCGCCCTTCCCGCCGCCCTCATCCTCGCCGGCCTCGCTCCCGCCATCGCCGCTCCGGCGCAGGACCCCTCGGGCACCTGGCTCACCGGGGATGGCCGCGCCAAGGTCCGCATCGACCGCTGCGGCCCGGCCGCCGCCAACATCTGCGGTAAGGTGGTCTGGGCCAAGACCGCGACCAACGAGGACGGGACCCCGCGCACGGACATCAAAAATCCCGATCCGAAGAAGCGCAGCCGCCCGGTGGTCGGACTGACGCTCCTCGACAATCTGAAGCCCGAGGAGGCGAAGTTCTCCGGTGAGATCTACAATGCCGACGAGGGCAAGATGTACCAGGTCAGCCTGGAGCGCGAGAGCAACTCCGAACTCTCCGTCTCCGGCTGCCTCCTCAAGGTGCTGTGCGGCTCACAGACCTGGACCCGCGTGCCCGACGTGAACCAGCAGGCCGCCGCGCAGCCCGAGCCTGCCACGAAGGCCGCGCCGAAGCCGGCCAAGGCCGCGCCCGTGAAGGCTGCCCCGGCGGAGTGA
- the ndk gene encoding nucleoside-diphosphate kinase: MATERTFSILKPDATKRNLTGAVNAVIEKAGLRIVGQRRIQMSRAQAEKFYEIHKERPFFGELVEFMTSGPVVVQVLEGENAVAKYREVMGATNPANADEGTIRKTFSESVGENTVHGSDSLENAKAEIAQFFQDSDIVG; this comes from the coding sequence ATGGCCACCGAGCGCACCTTCTCCATCCTCAAGCCCGACGCGACGAAGCGGAACCTGACCGGCGCGGTCAACGCCGTGATCGAGAAGGCGGGCCTGCGCATCGTCGGCCAGCGCCGCATCCAGATGAGCCGCGCTCAGGCGGAAAAGTTCTACGAGATCCACAAGGAGCGCCCGTTCTTCGGCGAGCTCGTGGAATTCATGACCTCGGGCCCCGTCGTCGTTCAGGTGCTCGAGGGCGAGAACGCCGTCGCGAAGTACCGTGAAGTCATGGGCGCCACCAACCCGGCCAATGCCGACGAGGGCACCATCCGCAAGACCTTCTCGGAGTCGGTCGGCGAGAACACGGTCCACGGTTCGGACAGCCTCGAGAACGCCAAGGCCGAGATCGCCCAGTTCTTCCAGGATTCCGACATCGTCGGCTGA
- a CDS encoding AI-2E family transporter has protein sequence MALPPPPGSFDTAASARAGAHPPSEQAQGFARLALVLALSALGLWVLHPFIPALVWAVILAIALGPLYARVERRWPPGGHNIALPALVTAAVALVFLLPLVVLGIQAAREAHDVVTWVRTFERTGIPVPDFLARLPFAAQAQGWWAQNLSHPAAGSELLHRLDNSSVIGVTRSLGAQIVRRSVLFGFTLVALFFLFRDGRAVAAQVLTASAKLFGPRGERVARQMVASVHGTVDGLVLVGLGEGVLLGIVYYFAGVPHPVLLGALTAVAAMIPFGAPLVFGCAALILLAGGAVVPAVVVLAAGFVVTFVADHFVRPALIGGTTRLPFLWVLLGILGGVESFGLLGLFLGPAVMAALILLWREFTDGAAALEPRA, from the coding sequence ATGGCGCTTCCCCCTCCTCCCGGTTCCTTCGACACCGCAGCGTCGGCACGTGCGGGGGCGCACCCGCCGTCGGAGCAGGCGCAGGGTTTCGCCCGCCTCGCCCTGGTGCTGGCCCTGTCGGCGCTCGGCCTTTGGGTACTGCACCCCTTCATTCCGGCCCTGGTCTGGGCCGTGATCCTCGCGATCGCGCTCGGCCCCCTCTACGCCCGGGTCGAGCGGCGCTGGCCGCCGGGTGGGCACAACATCGCCCTGCCGGCCCTGGTGACGGCAGCGGTCGCCCTGGTCTTCCTGCTGCCCCTCGTGGTCCTGGGCATCCAGGCGGCGCGGGAGGCCCATGACGTGGTGACCTGGGTTCGCACCTTCGAGCGGACCGGCATCCCGGTACCCGACTTCCTGGCCCGTCTCCCCTTCGCGGCCCAGGCCCAGGGCTGGTGGGCGCAGAACCTGAGCCACCCGGCCGCCGGGTCCGAGCTGCTGCACCGCCTCGACAATTCCTCGGTGATCGGCGTGACCCGCAGCCTCGGGGCGCAGATCGTCCGGCGCTCGGTCCTGTTCGGCTTCACCCTGGTCGCCCTGTTCTTCCTGTTCCGGGATGGCCGCGCGGTGGCCGCGCAGGTGCTGACCGCGAGCGCAAAGCTGTTCGGGCCGCGGGGGGAGCGGGTGGCGCGACAGATGGTGGCCTCGGTCCACGGCACCGTGGACGGCCTCGTCCTGGTCGGGCTCGGCGAGGGCGTGCTTCTCGGGATCGTCTACTACTTCGCCGGAGTGCCGCACCCGGTTCTGCTCGGGGCACTGACGGCGGTGGCGGCCATGATCCCGTTCGGAGCGCCGCTGGTCTTCGGGTGTGCGGCCCTGATCCTGCTCGCCGGTGGCGCGGTGGTGCCGGCGGTGGTCGTGCTGGCGGCGGGCTTCGTCGTCACCTTCGTGGCGGACCACTTCGTGCGTCCGGCGCTGATCGGCGGCACGACCCGCCTGCCCTTCCTCTGGGTGCTGCTCGGCATCCTCGGCGGCGTCGAGAGCTTCGGGCTGCTCGGGTTATTCCTGGGACCGGCCGTGATGGCGGCGCTGATCCTGCTCTGGCGCGAATTCACCGACGGCGCCGCGGCTCTGGAGCCCCGGGCCTGA
- a CDS encoding acyl carrier protein: MSEQTHTATFDRVADIIADTADIPRETITPESHAIDDLGIDSLAFLDIAFAVDKAFGIKLPLERWTQEVNEGKVPAEEYFVLKNLCARIDALVAEKAAKA; this comes from the coding sequence ATGTCCGAGCAGACCCACACCGCCACTTTCGACCGTGTCGCGGACATCATCGCCGACACCGCCGACATCCCGCGGGAGACGATCACCCCCGAGAGCCACGCCATCGACGATCTCGGCATCGATTCGCTCGCCTTCCTCGACATCGCCTTCGCGGTGGACAAGGCCTTCGGCATCAAGCTCCCCCTCGAGCGTTGGACCCAGGAGGTCAACGAGGGCAAGGTGCCGGCCGAGGAATACTTCGTCCTGAAGAATCTTTGCGCCCGCATCGACGCGCTGGTGGCCGAGAAGGCCGCCAAAGCCTGA
- a CDS encoding 3-hydroxyacyl-ACP dehydratase FabZ family protein, producing MRLEYFEMIDAVTRFDREAGRIEALARVPMESPVFEGHFPEHPLVPGVLLTETMAQASGYLVLAHLGFRQMPFLMGVDKARFRAFVGPGAELQIEASLEHDGSGYAVTKAAIRHDGKPLANAELRFRTMPFPAGLDAPMRERARRIGLFDLAGEPA from the coding sequence ATGCGCCTCGAATATTTCGAGATGATCGATGCCGTGACCCGGTTCGACCGCGAGGCCGGCCGGATCGAGGCCCTGGCCCGCGTGCCGATGGAGAGCCCGGTCTTCGAGGGGCACTTCCCCGAGCATCCCCTGGTGCCGGGCGTGCTCCTCACCGAGACCATGGCGCAGGCCTCGGGCTACCTCGTCCTCGCCCATCTCGGATTCCGGCAGATGCCGTTCCTAATGGGTGTCGACAAGGCGCGCTTCCGCGCCTTCGTCGGCCCGGGTGCCGAGTTGCAGATCGAGGCGAGCCTGGAGCATGACGGCTCGGGTTACGCCGTGACCAAGGCCGCGATCCGCCACGACGGCAAGCCGCTCGCCAATGCCGAGCTGCGCTTCCGCACCATGCCCTTCCCGGCCGGGCTCGACGCACCGATGCGCGAGCGGGCCCGCCGGATCGGCCTGTTCGACCTCGCGGGCGAGCCCGCATGA
- a CDS encoding beta-ketoacyl-ACP synthase, whose amino-acid sequence MSELRDVVVTGIGLVSCAGEGIAAHLAALEAGAPARTDTESFAPYTVHPVAPLALDGQIPKKSDQRQMEPWQRLGVYAAGLALDSAGVKGDADLKGRMHLVVACGGGERDTAVDGAILTGLRDAAEPGAYLNERLQNDLRPTLFLAQLSNLLAGNIGIVHGVTGASRTFMGEEAAGTDALRIAQARIASGQVDCMLVGGSYSAERPDVMVIHEMGGYLRARDFRPVFDRDGDGEAGFILGSSAAFLVIEAAEHAAARGARALARLGPVASERTRRAPGSTEASLTALWAATGGGQPDAILSGATGVAPVTTEEAAALRRLAPSAPITALGDVIGHSLETAAPFGAALAAGLISERGLSEVAITVVGHRRGEGVIRVTAA is encoded by the coding sequence ATGAGCGAACTTCGCGACGTCGTCGTCACCGGCATCGGCCTCGTCTCCTGCGCGGGCGAGGGCATCGCGGCCCATCTCGCGGCCCTGGAGGCGGGCGCCCCGGCGCGCACCGACACGGAAAGCTTCGCGCCCTACACGGTACACCCGGTCGCGCCGCTCGCCCTCGACGGGCAGATCCCGAAGAAGTCCGACCAGCGCCAGATGGAGCCGTGGCAGCGCCTGGGCGTCTATGCCGCCGGCCTCGCCCTCGACTCCGCCGGGGTGAAGGGGGATGCGGACCTGAAGGGCCGCATGCACCTCGTGGTGGCCTGCGGTGGCGGCGAGCGCGACACGGCGGTGGACGGGGCCATCCTCACCGGCCTACGGGACGCGGCCGAGCCGGGCGCCTACCTCAACGAGCGCCTGCAGAACGACCTGCGGCCAACCCTGTTCCTGGCCCAGCTCTCGAACCTGCTCGCGGGCAACATCGGCATCGTCCACGGGGTCACGGGCGCCTCGCGCACCTTCATGGGTGAGGAGGCCGCCGGCACCGACGCCCTGCGGATCGCCCAGGCGCGGATCGCCTCGGGTCAGGTCGACTGCATGCTGGTGGGCGGTTCCTACAGCGCCGAACGCCCCGACGTAATGGTGATCCACGAGATGGGCGGTTACCTGCGGGCGCGGGATTTCCGTCCCGTCTTCGATCGCGACGGCGACGGCGAGGCCGGCTTCATCCTCGGGAGCTCTGCCGCCTTCCTGGTTATCGAGGCGGCCGAACACGCCGCCGCGCGCGGCGCCCGGGCTCTGGCACGCCTCGGCCCGGTCGCGAGCGAGCGCACGCGGCGCGCGCCCGGCAGCACGGAGGCCAGCCTCACCGCGCTCTGGGCGGCGACGGGTGGTGGCCAGCCGGACGCCATCCTCTCCGGGGCCACGGGCGTCGCCCCCGTGACGACGGAGGAGGCAGCGGCCCTGCGGCGCCTCGCCCCGAGCGCACCGATCACGGCCCTGGGCGACGTCATCGGCCACAGCCTGGAGACCGCGGCCCCCTTCGGCGCCGCCCTGGCGGCGGGCCTGATCTCGGAGCGAGGGTTGTCCGAGGTCGCGATCACGGTGGTGGGCCACCGGCGCGGCGAAGGCGTGATCCGGGTGACGGCGGCCTGA
- a CDS encoding beta-ketoacyl-ACP synthase has protein sequence MTNSSLRDAKGRPLVAVTGLGIVTSLGQGQSDNWAALTAGRSGIHAIRRFPTDGLRTRIAGTVDFLDTDPLVAPALSQRFAEAAADEAIAQSGIGRPGDFPGALFIAVPPVEIEWPQRQALAEASGQDGPITYADLQRAAASRRFDAWHDLFIFGTVADQIADRFGTKGSPISLSTACSSGATAIQLGVEAIRRGEVTAALCIGTDGSVNPESLIRFSLLSALSTQNDPPEAASKPFSKNRDGFVMGEGAGALVLENAEAARARGAKILGYVLGCGEKGDGFHRTRSSPDGAPGIAAIRAALEDADTAPDTIDTVNAHGTSTPENDKMEAMSCAAVFGERIRALPVSSNKSMIGHTLTAAGAVEAVISLLTIAHGRIPPTINYAVPDPSIPLDIVAQARDVPVRRVLSNSFGFGGQNTCLVLADEPA, from the coding sequence ATGACGAACTCATCCCTCCGCGACGCGAAAGGCCGCCCCCTCGTGGCGGTGACCGGCCTCGGCATCGTTACTTCCCTCGGACAGGGACAATCCGACAACTGGGCCGCGCTCACGGCCGGCCGCTCCGGCATCCACGCGATCCGGCGCTTCCCCACGGACGGCCTGCGCACCCGCATTGCCGGCACCGTCGACTTCCTGGACACCGACCCCCTGGTGGCACCCGCTCTCTCGCAGCGCTTCGCGGAAGCCGCCGCCGACGAGGCGATCGCGCAGTCCGGCATCGGCCGCCCCGGCGACTTCCCCGGAGCCCTGTTCATCGCCGTGCCCCCGGTGGAGATCGAGTGGCCGCAGCGCCAGGCCCTGGCCGAAGCCTCGGGCCAGGACGGCCCGATCACCTATGCCGACCTGCAGCGTGCCGCCGCGAGCCGCCGCTTCGATGCCTGGCACGACCTCTTCATCTTCGGCACGGTGGCCGACCAGATCGCCGATCGCTTCGGCACCAAGGGCTCCCCGATCTCGCTCTCCACCGCCTGCTCGTCGGGCGCCACCGCGATCCAGCTCGGCGTCGAGGCGATCCGGCGCGGCGAGGTCACGGCCGCCCTCTGCATCGGCACCGACGGCTCGGTGAATCCGGAATCCCTGATCCGCTTCTCGCTGCTCTCGGCCCTCTCCACCCAGAACGATCCGCCCGAGGCCGCCTCGAAGCCGTTCTCGAAGAACCGCGACGGCTTCGTCATGGGCGAGGGGGCTGGGGCGCTGGTGCTGGAGAACGCCGAGGCCGCGCGGGCGCGGGGCGCGAAGATCCTCGGCTACGTGCTGGGATGCGGCGAGAAGGGGGACGGCTTCCACCGCACCCGCTCGAGTCCCGATGGCGCGCCGGGCATCGCGGCGATCCGCGCCGCCCTGGAGGATGCCGACACGGCACCCGACACCATCGACACCGTGAACGCACACGGCACCTCGACGCCGGAGAACGACAAGATGGAGGCGATGAGTTGCGCCGCCGTCTTCGGCGAGCGCATCCGCGCCCTGCCGGTCTCCTCCAACAAGTCGATGATTGGTCATACGCTCACCGCCGCCGGCGCAGTGGAGGCGGTGATCTCGCTCCTCACCATCGCGCATGGGCGCATCCCGCCCACCATCAACTACGCGGTCCCCGACCCCTCCATCCCCCTCGACATCGTCGCGCAGGCGCGCGACGTGCCCGTTCGCCGGGTCCTGTCGAACTCCTTCGGCTTCGGCGGCCAGAACACCTGCCTCGTGCTCGCGGACGAACCGGCATGA
- a CDS encoding SDR family NAD(P)-dependent oxidoreductase, which produces MSTGSARHVLVTGGASGLGAAIVRSLAAAGHDVTFTYRSSGEAAEQLVAELSTLYPDRAVTAASLDLADRAAVEAFCEGIEGSDGFHGFVHNAGQSYDALAAMLDQDRAEAAMQVNFWSLTRFAKSLVRGMTRARSGRIVAIGSVAALQANPGNAAYAATKGALIAYCRTLAIESAKRGVTVNVIAPGFIDTEMMAPYAAYRATMERQIPAGRFAKPEDVAALAAFLMGEGAAYITGAVLPVDGGLTAMMGIHRS; this is translated from the coding sequence ATGAGCACGGGATCCGCGCGGCACGTCCTCGTCACCGGAGGCGCTTCCGGCCTCGGCGCGGCCATCGTGCGGTCGCTCGCCGCCGCCGGCCACGACGTGACCTTTACCTATCGCTCGTCCGGCGAGGCGGCGGAACAGCTCGTGGCGGAACTGTCGACCCTGTACCCGGATCGCGCAGTCACCGCGGCCTCCCTCGACCTGGCCGACCGTGCCGCCGTCGAGGCGTTCTGCGAGGGCATCGAGGGCAGCGACGGCTTCCACGGCTTCGTCCACAATGCCGGCCAGTCCTACGACGCGCTCGCGGCGATGCTGGACCAGGATCGGGCCGAGGCGGCCATGCAGGTGAACTTCTGGTCGCTCACCCGCTTCGCGAAGTCCCTCGTGCGGGGCATGACCCGCGCGCGCTCGGGGCGCATCGTCGCCATTGGTTCGGTGGCGGCACTGCAGGCCAATCCCGGCAATGCCGCCTACGCCGCCACGAAGGGCGCGCTGATCGCCTATTGCCGGACCCTCGCGATCGAATCGGCCAAGCGCGGGGTGACCGTGAACGTGATCGCGCCGGGCTTCATCGACACCGAGATGATGGCGCCCTATGCCGCCTACCGTGCCACCATGGAGCGGCAGATCCCCGCTGGCCGCTTCGCCAAGCCCGAGGACGTCGCGGCACTGGCGGCCTTCCTGATGGGGGAGGGTGCGGCCTACATCACCGGGGCGGTCCTACCGGTCGATGGCGGCCTCACCGCGATGATGGGCATCCACCGGTCATAG
- a CDS encoding SH3 domain-containing protein, with the protein MSPLRPALILVVLTAAPAGAAETFRVDGLPRGETLTIRETPDAAAPALGQAPLGARLRGFGCTSDTPSGLTWCRVKAGPILGWARRRYLSPE; encoded by the coding sequence ATGTCCCCGCTCCGCCCGGCGCTCATCCTCGTTGTTCTAACCGCCGCCCCCGCTGGGGCCGCAGAGACGTTCCGCGTCGATGGCCTCCCGCGCGGCGAGACCCTGACCATCCGCGAGACGCCCGATGCCGCGGCACCCGCCCTCGGCCAGGCTCCGCTTGGAGCGCGCCTGCGCGGCTTCGGCTGCACCAGCGACACGCCGAGCGGCCTGACCTGGTGCCGCGTCAAGGCCGGCCCGATCCTCGGCTGGGCCCGGCGGCGCTACCTGTCGCCGGAGTGA
- a CDS encoding zinc-binding dehydrogenase has product MQALQLHGDRDLRLEDVAEPAAPGPGEVQIRVRAVGLNFIDVWGFRGMAFAKRKLPLTVGAEAAGEIVCVGEGVEGLAPGDPVAMYGAQTCGQCKACRQGRDNLCENVSGVMGFHIDGFARERVTMPARLVMRMPDGVSFTDAACAPVAFGTVQHMLFDNARLEPGESILVHAGGSGIGTAAIKMAKAIGCTVFTTVGDDIKGEKARALGADHVINYREERFEGEVRRLTKRKGVDVVFEHVGPDTWNGSLLCLKRGGRLVTCGSTSGVSTTMNLMQLFQQQYRITGSFGCSMANIRDALAKMAQGLTPVVDTVLPLADFAEGLERLESRKVFGKILVTL; this is encoded by the coding sequence ATGCAAGCCCTTCAGCTCCACGGCGACCGCGACCTGCGCCTCGAGGACGTCGCCGAGCCCGCCGCGCCCGGGCCCGGCGAGGTCCAGATCCGGGTCCGCGCGGTGGGGCTCAACTTCATCGACGTCTGGGGCTTTCGCGGCATGGCCTTCGCCAAACGTAAGCTGCCGCTCACCGTGGGCGCCGAGGCCGCGGGCGAGATCGTCTGCGTCGGGGAGGGGGTCGAGGGACTGGCGCCGGGCGACCCGGTGGCGATGTACGGCGCGCAGACCTGTGGGCAGTGCAAGGCTTGCCGGCAGGGCCGCGACAATCTCTGCGAGAACGTCTCCGGCGTGATGGGCTTCCATATCGACGGTTTTGCCCGGGAGCGGGTGACCATGCCGGCACGGCTCGTGATGCGGATGCCGGACGGCGTCAGCTTCACGGATGCGGCCTGCGCCCCCGTGGCGTTCGGCACCGTGCAGCACATGCTGTTCGACAATGCCCGCTTGGAACCCGGCGAAAGCATCCTCGTGCATGCCGGCGGCTCCGGCATCGGCACGGCAGCGATCAAGATGGCCAAGGCCATTGGCTGCACGGTGTTCACCACGGTGGGCGACGACATCAAGGGGGAGAAGGCACGGGCGCTCGGCGCCGACCACGTCATCAACTACCGCGAGGAGCGCTTCGAGGGCGAGGTCCGTCGCCTGACCAAGCGCAAGGGCGTAGATGTCGTGTTCGAGCATGTCGGCCCGGACACGTGGAACGGCTCGCTCCTGTGCCTCAAGCGGGGCGGCCGCCTCGTCACCTGCGGTTCGACATCCGGCGTCTCCACGACGATGAATTTGATGCAGCTCTTCCAGCAGCAGTACCGGATCACCGGCTCGTTCGGCTGCTCGATGGCCAATATCCGTGATGCCCTGGCCAAGATGGCGCAGGGTCTTACACCCGTAGTGGACACGGTTCTGCCGCTGGCGGATTTCGCGGAAGGGCTGGAGCGCCTGGAATCCCGCAAAGTCTTCGGCAAAATCCTCGTGACGCTCTGA
- a CDS encoding lipid A biosynthesis lauroyl acyltransferase, with product MLRLALVLKRHLPRLAGLAMIPLIRGLFWLARSLGAERASRVGGRLLRIIGPFLPAHRTAMANLRAAFPERSEADIRALAGQAWDNLGRTGAEYAHLQTLFDLDLADLSASRHITVAGESHFADLRDDGKPGLIFSAHLANWELPAICAAKFGLDATAIFRPPNDAASARLVQEVRRQTMGGLAAAGQGAVFAMQGVVDRGGHLGQLIDQHFTRGVVVEFFGQPVLVNPLLGKLARHYDCPVHGARVVRREGTRFHLELTPPLDLPRDAGGAIEVQAAMQAMTRVIEDWIRENPGQWLWMHRRWRPAMLPKPKPTGSGPTAAEPADRGTVMQAAGRSAVS from the coding sequence TTGCTCCGCCTCGCCCTCGTCCTGAAGCGTCACCTGCCCCGCCTCGCCGGCCTCGCCATGATCCCCCTCATCCGGGGACTGTTCTGGCTGGCGCGGAGCCTGGGCGCTGAGCGCGCGAGCCGGGTCGGCGGACGCCTTCTCCGGATCATCGGTCCGTTCCTGCCCGCCCACCGCACCGCCATGGCGAACCTGCGAGCCGCCTTCCCGGAGCGGAGTGAGGCCGACATCCGCGCCCTGGCGGGTCAGGCCTGGGACAATCTCGGCCGCACCGGCGCCGAGTACGCGCACCTGCAGACCCTGTTCGACCTCGACCTGGCGGACCTTTCGGCCAGCCGGCACATCACGGTGGCGGGCGAGAGCCACTTCGCCGATCTGCGCGACGACGGGAAACCGGGGCTGATCTTCTCGGCCCACCTCGCGAACTGGGAATTGCCGGCGATCTGCGCGGCGAAATTCGGCCTCGACGCCACCGCGATCTTCCGTCCGCCGAACGATGCGGCCTCCGCCCGGCTGGTGCAGGAGGTCCGCCGCCAGACCATGGGCGGGCTGGCGGCGGCGGGGCAGGGGGCCGTCTTCGCCATGCAGGGCGTGGTGGATCGCGGCGGCCATCTCGGCCAGCTCATCGACCAGCACTTCACCCGCGGCGTCGTGGTGGAGTTCTTCGGCCAGCCGGTACTCGTGAACCCCCTGCTGGGCAAGCTCGCCCGCCACTACGATTGCCCGGTCCACGGGGCCCGGGTGGTGCGTCGCGAGGGAACACGCTTCCACCTGGAGCTCACCCCTCCCCTCGACCTGCCCCGGGACGCGGGGGGCGCCATCGAGGTCCAAGCCGCCATGCAGGCGATGACGCGGGTGATCGAGGACTGGATTCGCGAGAATCCCGGCCAGTGGCTGTGGATGCATCGTCGCTGGCGCCCCGCCATGCTGCCCAAGCCCAAACCGACGGGATCCGGGCCGACGGCGGCCGAGCCGGCGGATCGAGGGACCGTGATGCAGGCGGCCGGTCGTTCGGCGGTATCGTGA
- a CDS encoding DUF1223 domain-containing protein — MDRDTTDRAATFLLRRAFGLVLAAVLAATALPAGAGERNPVVIELYTSQGCASCQPASRVLGEFAREPGIIALTFPITYWDYLGWKDVYGLPAFTARQRAYAALRGERQVFTPQAIVNGEPSMIRSDRISLERALRRARANSATQVSVRSWEEGDRICVDVGASAAPDAQADLWLLPVMRHRRIAIGGGENKGQVVDYINVVRGMQRIGPWTGRAAHFEVPRHAAKVAEADSYVVVLQGASEGRPSRILGAAKAEGF, encoded by the coding sequence ATGGATCGTGACACCACGGATCGCGCCGCCACGTTCCTCCTGCGCCGGGCCTTCGGGCTGGTCCTCGCCGCGGTCCTGGCGGCGACTGCCCTGCCGGCCGGCGCGGGCGAGCGGAACCCGGTGGTGATCGAACTCTACACCAGCCAGGGCTGCGCCTCCTGCCAGCCGGCCTCGCGGGTGCTCGGCGAGTTCGCCCGGGAGCCGGGCATCATCGCCCTGACCTTTCCGATCACCTATTGGGACTACCTCGGCTGGAAGGACGTCTACGGCCTGCCTGCCTTCACCGCACGGCAGCGGGCCTATGCCGCCCTGCGCGGCGAGCGGCAGGTCTTCACCCCCCAGGCCATCGTGAATGGCGAGCCCTCCATGATCCGGTCGGACCGGATCTCCCTGGAGCGCGCCCTGCGCCGCGCCCGCGCGAACAGCGCGACCCAGGTCTCGGTCCGCAGTTGGGAAGAGGGGGACCGCATCTGCGTCGATGTCGGCGCGAGCGCGGCACCGGACGCCCAGGCCGACCTCTGGCTGCTCCCCGTGATGCGTCATCGCCGCATCGCCATCGGCGGCGGCGAGAACAAGGGGCAGGTCGTCGACTACATCAACGTCGTGCGCGGGATGCAGCGGATCGGCCCCTGGACGGGACGCGCGGCGCATTTCGAAGTCCCGCGTCATGCGGCCAAGGTGGCGGAAGCGGATTCCTACGTCGTGGTCCTGCAGGGGGCCAGCGAAGGGCGGCCCAGCCGCATCCTCGGCGCCGCCAAGGCGGAGGGGTTCTGA